From Thalassococcus sp. S3, one genomic window encodes:
- a CDS encoding DUF6691 family protein produces MKLFATYLIGLIFGIGISISGMANPAKVLNFFDIAGTWDPSLVFVMGGALITTFIGYKLVFGRGAPLFEQGFSLPTVRTIDARLIGGAAIFGIGWGIAGFCPGGALPALGTGRWEVFAFVAAVVSGIFLATFIQSSTARGRATTA; encoded by the coding sequence ATGAAGCTTTTCGCGACATATCTGATCGGTCTGATCTTCGGCATCGGTATTTCGATCTCCGGCATGGCGAACCCTGCGAAGGTTCTGAACTTTTTCGACATCGCCGGGACGTGGGACCCATCCCTTGTATTCGTGATGGGCGGCGCGCTGATCACAACCTTTATCGGCTACAAGCTGGTATTCGGGCGGGGTGCCCCGCTCTTTGAGCAGGGCTTTAGCCTGCCAACGGTGCGCACAATCGACGCGAGGCTCATCGGCGGCGCGGCTATCTTTGGCATCGGTTGGGGCATTGCGGGCTTCTGCCCGGGCGGTGCTTTGCCCGCGCTGGGCACAGGCCGCTGGGAGGTCTTCGCCTTCGTCGCCGCCGTCGTGTCAGGGATCTTCCTTGCCACGTTCATTCAATCAAGCACGGCACGCGGCAGGGCGACCACCGCGTGA
- a CDS encoding MBL fold metallo-hydrolase, translated as MTGYPVNMDIKPEVQAFFDEATNTISYIVKDPKSNACAVIDSVMDIDYAAGRITFDHADLLIRQIEAQGLTVEWIIETHVHADHLSAAPYIQEKLGGKIGVGAKITVVQDVFGKVFNEGTEFQRDGSQFDALFEDGDTYMIGNMQAFAIYTPGHTPACMVHVMGDAAFVGDTLFMPDGGSARCDFPGGSAETLYDSIMKVLALPDETRLFMCHDYGPGGREILWETTVAEERAKNIHVGQGKTKEEFVKFRTERDAQLSMPKLIIPSLQVNMRAGEVPTDKDGNPMLKVPVNGL; from the coding sequence ATGACAGGCTATCCCGTGAACATGGATATCAAACCAGAGGTGCAGGCCTTTTTCGACGAGGCCACCAACACGATCAGCTATATCGTGAAGGATCCAAAATCGAACGCCTGCGCCGTCATCGACAGCGTGATGGACATCGACTATGCCGCCGGTCGCATCACCTTCGATCATGCTGACCTCTTGATCCGGCAGATCGAAGCGCAGGGGTTGACGGTTGAATGGATTATCGAGACCCATGTCCACGCAGATCACCTGAGTGCCGCGCCCTATATCCAGGAAAAACTGGGCGGCAAGATCGGGGTCGGTGCCAAGATCACCGTGGTGCAGGATGTCTTTGGAAAGGTCTTCAACGAGGGCACTGAATTCCAGCGCGATGGCAGCCAGTTCGATGCGCTGTTCGAAGACGGCGACACCTACATGATCGGCAACATGCAGGCATTCGCGATCTACACGCCCGGCCATACGCCGGCCTGCATGGTGCATGTGATGGGCGATGCCGCCTTTGTCGGCGACACGCTCTTCATGCCCGATGGCGGTTCGGCCAGATGCGACTTTCCCGGCGGCAGCGCCGAGACGCTTTATGACAGCATCATGAAGGTGCTGGCGCTTCCCGATGAGACACGGCTCTTCATGTGCCACGATTACGGGCCGGGCGGTCGCGAGATCCTGTGGGAAACCACGGTGGCCGAGGAACGGGCCAAAAACATTCATGTGGGGCAGGGCAAGACCAAGGAGGAGTTCGTCAAGTTCCGAACCGAGCGGGATGCCCAGCTCTCCATGCCCAAGCTCATTATCCCGTCCCTCCAAGTGAACATGCGCGCGGGCGAAGTGCCCACGGACAAAGACGGTAACCCGATGCTCAAAGTGCCGGTTAACGGTCTTTGA